In Fimbriimonadaceae bacterium, the following are encoded in one genomic region:
- the smc gene encoding chromosome segregation protein SMC, whose product MRLKRVKLFGFKTFADKTEIDVEGDIIAVVGPNGCGKSNLVDAILWGLGEGTPRQLRAGTNQDVIFSGSSKRKPVGYAEVTLLFDNEDGALPIEASEVSITRRLTRNGDSDYSINRQSCRLRDIFDLLADSGLGRAGYAIVGQKEIDQALAASPEDRRGWVDEAAGVQRYRARKVESLRRLQSARTHLDRVRDILHEIEAQREPLREEAEVARRYKTAQTSLREVESGLLIVEVARALREVERLEVAVQESMELVGKESSRAENLERDMRRVAEAVSELERQMDGIRGEQQSALTAIQRAEAGLKLGEQRLENLSELEKNLGEESEASRTRIEEVRQEAEAFRAEEEIERANLERVRAECSGAGDDASALREQLARAEKELASGREVESRRLKAEAERAHRKGREKEIVRELAGIDAGLPDLQRGVDEALAALQEIESALADSRGKAAQLEEALQAAREEDDRHAQESRRWLAEKAALEGRARGIEATIETHEGLNQGARAVMEAAENGKLEGKFVPVAEAIEVDKELAVAIETALGAASNDLIVPDEDSAKRAIAYLKDQRRGRATFQPIPLMRPMEPSSELRRVLTEKGVVGRASELVTCISAHRPVVDSLLGRVLVVETLDLALKLARTHGWSRLVTLEGEVVHGSGAVTGGHSGKTSYGLVQRKSDLVEVRRAIADLERKLAKSEKEVAAARERRETDEQALRALRAEIAEAADEHQERRNWHANLQQELEGAMRAHKKLELEREQLSQQAEEALADPEVAALESRRDALLKQLAARSADAEQAEERLREAEERLRQAALRLQQAERRLIAAEEADSMRARKLDNLEPERSKARQEIERERAELTQAQERKAKADAELAAAQEKKAGMLQQSFQFAEDAKAARQNAQSCGDAAHQAELGRARADAKRAASLQRLVEEYGLTEEDALEQEHAVELPADAATVVGRLRRELRAMGDVNVGAIEAFERLSERCDELTAQKADIEEGIEQVEGSVRELDALTRDKFLATMDALEVAFTEVFEKLFGGGVGKISLSTPNNVLESGIEIEVQLPGKKQQRLELLSGGERSLCATAFLFALLKVKPSPLVVLDEVDAPLDGRNVERFVALLRDFSATSQFVVITHNPTTIEAAPVWLGITMQEPGVSTLVPAKLPKAAVEDRELAPSKN is encoded by the coding sequence ATGCGACTCAAGCGCGTCAAGCTCTTCGGATTCAAGACCTTCGCCGACAAGACCGAGATCGATGTCGAGGGCGACATCATCGCCGTCGTCGGCCCGAACGGGTGCGGCAAGTCGAACCTGGTCGACGCCATCCTCTGGGGTCTTGGTGAGGGGACGCCCCGGCAGCTTCGTGCGGGCACGAACCAGGACGTGATCTTCAGCGGCAGTTCCAAGCGCAAGCCCGTCGGCTACGCGGAAGTGACGCTGTTGTTCGACAACGAGGACGGCGCCCTGCCCATCGAAGCCAGCGAGGTCTCCATCACGCGCCGGCTCACGCGCAACGGGGACAGCGACTACTCGATCAACCGGCAATCGTGCCGTCTGCGGGACATCTTCGACCTTCTAGCGGACAGCGGATTGGGCCGCGCCGGTTACGCGATCGTCGGGCAGAAGGAGATCGACCAGGCGCTTGCCGCCTCTCCGGAAGACCGACGGGGCTGGGTCGACGAGGCCGCCGGCGTCCAGCGCTACCGGGCGCGCAAGGTCGAATCGCTGCGTCGGCTGCAGTCGGCGCGCACGCATCTCGATCGCGTACGGGACATCCTTCACGAGATCGAAGCCCAGCGCGAGCCGCTGCGGGAGGAGGCCGAGGTCGCGCGTCGTTACAAGACGGCGCAAACGAGTCTCCGCGAGGTGGAATCCGGCTTGCTCATCGTCGAGGTGGCGCGGGCCCTGCGCGAGGTCGAGCGGCTCGAAGTGGCCGTGCAGGAGTCGATGGAGCTGGTCGGCAAGGAATCGTCCCGCGCGGAGAACCTCGAGCGCGACATGCGGCGCGTCGCGGAGGCGGTCAGCGAGCTCGAGCGCCAGATGGACGGGATTCGGGGCGAACAGCAATCCGCATTGACCGCCATTCAGCGGGCAGAAGCGGGTCTCAAGCTCGGCGAACAGCGGCTTGAGAACCTGTCCGAACTGGAGAAGAACCTCGGCGAGGAGTCGGAGGCGTCGCGAACCCGCATCGAGGAGGTCCGACAGGAGGCCGAGGCGTTCCGGGCGGAAGAGGAGATCGAGCGGGCGAACCTGGAGCGCGTTCGGGCCGAATGTTCGGGGGCGGGCGACGACGCCAGCGCCCTTCGCGAGCAGCTCGCACGGGCCGAGAAGGAGCTGGCCTCTGGCCGCGAGGTGGAGTCGCGTCGCTTGAAGGCCGAGGCCGAGCGCGCCCACCGGAAGGGACGCGAGAAGGAGATCGTCCGCGAGCTGGCGGGGATCGACGCCGGGCTTCCGGACCTTCAGCGCGGGGTCGACGAAGCCCTGGCAGCGCTTCAGGAGATCGAATCGGCGCTTGCGGATTCGCGCGGCAAGGCCGCTCAACTCGAAGAGGCGCTGCAGGCCGCGCGCGAAGAGGACGACCGCCACGCCCAGGAGTCGCGGCGCTGGCTCGCCGAAAAGGCGGCGCTGGAAGGACGGGCGCGCGGGATCGAGGCCACGATCGAAACGCACGAGGGACTCAACCAAGGCGCCCGCGCCGTGATGGAGGCCGCCGAGAACGGAAAGCTGGAAGGGAAGTTCGTGCCGGTGGCCGAGGCGATCGAGGTCGACAAGGAGCTTGCCGTGGCGATCGAAACGGCCCTGGGCGCCGCTTCGAACGACTTGATCGTGCCGGACGAGGATTCCGCCAAACGCGCCATCGCCTACCTGAAGGATCAGCGACGAGGGCGCGCCACGTTCCAGCCGATCCCGTTGATGCGACCGATGGAGCCCTCCTCGGAACTGCGGCGGGTGCTGACCGAGAAAGGGGTCGTGGGCCGGGCGAGCGAGCTGGTGACCTGCATCTCGGCGCATCGACCGGTCGTCGACAGCCTTCTCGGGCGCGTGCTCGTCGTCGAGACCTTGGACCTTGCTCTCAAACTGGCTCGCACCCACGGATGGAGCCGACTGGTCACCCTGGAAGGGGAGGTTGTCCACGGAAGCGGCGCCGTCACCGGCGGCCATTCGGGCAAGACCAGCTATGGACTCGTGCAGCGCAAATCCGATCTGGTCGAGGTGCGGCGTGCCATCGCGGATCTCGAACGGAAGCTCGCCAAGTCGGAGAAGGAAGTGGCGGCCGCGCGCGAGCGTCGGGAGACCGACGAGCAGGCCCTCCGAGCGCTCCGCGCGGAAATCGCGGAGGCGGCGGACGAGCACCAGGAGCGGAGAAACTGGCACGCGAACCTGCAGCAGGAGCTCGAGGGCGCCATGCGGGCCCACAAGAAACTCGAACTCGAGCGAGAGCAGCTCTCGCAGCAAGCTGAAGAAGCGCTTGCCGACCCTGAAGTGGCCGCCCTCGAGTCGCGCCGGGATGCGCTGCTGAAGCAGCTTGCGGCACGGAGCGCCGATGCGGAACAAGCCGAGGAGCGACTCCGCGAGGCCGAAGAGCGGCTGCGCCAGGCGGCGCTCCGGCTCCAACAGGCAGAACGGCGGCTGATCGCCGCGGAAGAAGCGGATTCGATGCGCGCGCGCAAGCTCGACAACCTCGAACCCGAGCGTTCCAAGGCGCGCCAGGAAATCGAACGCGAGCGTGCGGAACTGACGCAGGCGCAGGAACGCAAAGCCAAGGCGGACGCCGAACTGGCCGCGGCCCAAGAGAAGAAGGCGGGCATGCTGCAGCAGAGCTTCCAGTTCGCGGAGGACGCCAAGGCCGCGAGGCAGAACGCGCAGTCGTGCGGCGACGCCGCACACCAGGCGGAGCTCGGCCGCGCCCGTGCCGACGCCAAACGAGCCGCCTCTCTCCAGAGGCTGGTCGAAGAGTACGGCCTCACCGAAGAAGACGCGCTGGAGCAGGAGCACGCGGTGGAGCTTCCCGCAGACGCCGCAACGGTCGTCGGCAGGCTGCGCCGCGAACTGAGGGCGATGGGCGACGTGAATGTGGGCGCCATCGAGGCCTTCGAGCGCCTGAGCGAGCGGTGCGACGAGCTAACCGCCCAAAAAGCGGATATCGAAGAGGGGATCGAGCAGGTGGAAGGCAGCGTCCGCGAACTCGACGCCCTGACGCGGGACAAATTCCTCGCGACCATGGATGCCTTGGAGGTCGCCTTCACCGAGGTGTTCGAGAAGCTGTTCGGCGGCGGAGTGGGAAAGATCAGCCTCAGCACCCCCAACAACGTGTTGGAGAGCGGCATCGAAATCGAGGTCCAACTGCCCGGGAAGAAGCAGCAACGGCTGGAACTGCTCTCCGGCGGCGAGCGGTCGCTGTGCGCGACGGCATTTCTGTTCGCCCTTCTCAAAGTCAAACCAAGCCCGCTGGTGGTGCTCGACGAGGTCGACGCGCCGCTGGACGGCCGCAATGTGGAGCGCTTCGTGGCACTCCTGCGGGACTTCTCCGCGACGTCGCAGTTCGTGGTGATCACCCACAACCCGACCACGATCGAAGCCGCCCCCGTTTGGCTGGGCATCACGATGCAGGAACCCGGCGTCTCGACGCTCGTCCCGGCCAAGCTGCCCAAGGCTGCCGTGGAAGACCGGGAACTCGCGCCTTCGAAGAACTGA
- a CDS encoding flavin reductase family protein translates to MSGEFVSLVAAELSASQRYDLLVGAVQPRPIALVSTLDSEGAANLAPFSFFMAGGNEPASIMVSASTKGSGQWKDSLKNAESTGEFVVNFVVREMAAGMNATSFSYPQGFDEWSVAGFDPIPSVTVRPPRVAQSPVQFECSLFQILRHGDGPGSANYMVGEVLRMHVRADLWDGRRLVHDGFRPIARLGSDEYLDTRAMEIFHLARPSGPAEPSD, encoded by the coding sequence GTGAGCGGGGAATTCGTGTCGTTGGTCGCAGCCGAACTCAGCGCGTCGCAGCGTTACGATCTCCTTGTCGGCGCGGTGCAACCTCGGCCCATCGCGCTGGTCAGCACCCTGGACTCCGAGGGCGCCGCGAACCTCGCGCCCTTCTCGTTCTTCATGGCCGGCGGAAACGAACCGGCGAGCATCATGGTCTCGGCATCGACCAAGGGATCGGGCCAGTGGAAGGACAGCCTGAAAAACGCGGAGTCCACGGGCGAGTTTGTCGTGAATTTCGTGGTGCGGGAGATGGCGGCGGGCATGAACGCAACGTCCTTCAGCTACCCCCAAGGCTTTGACGAGTGGAGCGTCGCGGGCTTCGACCCGATCCCGTCCGTGACGGTCAGACCGCCGCGCGTCGCGCAAAGCCCCGTGCAGTTCGAGTGCTCGCTCTTCCAGATCCTCCGCCACGGCGACGGGCCCGGCTCCGCGAACTACATGGTGGGCGAGGTGTTGCGGATGCACGTGCGCGCCGACCTGTGGGACGGGCGGCGCTTGGTGCACGATGGCTTCCGGCCGATCGCCCGACTCGGCTCCGATGAGTATCTGGACACACGCGCGATGGAAATCTTTCACCTGGCGCGTCCGTCCGGCCCCGCTGAGCCGTCTGATTAG